In the genome of Brachypodium distachyon strain Bd21 chromosome 3, Brachypodium_distachyon_v3.0, whole genome shotgun sequence, the window GCTTCTTTACTGTTGAGCCTCTGGCTCTTTTTTCCCTATGTACCTgtcaaattcaaaataaaCATTCAGTCAATTTTATTATTGGATTCCGTTGAGTACCATGATTGTGTTAGGGAGGATAAGAATTTGGGTTctaagaaaacaacaaatccaaacaaaaaaagaagaagcagaaaaCTGTATTTTGGACCTTCTGGTGGGCAGGAACATATTCACTGACAGAAGTCTTACCCCTGAGCCTTAGCACATCGAGACAAATGATAGAGCTGAACAGTTTCGTTGGAGGCATGGCATGCCAGAAGCAAGTAGTTGCGCGGCTGTACCATCCATGCAAACCTCATAAAAAGTCCAGAATACACACACATGGCTGCAAAAAGCCCATAGGCATTAATGATAATTTGTAATTTATTCAAGGAACTGTGACTTGTGAGCCAAATCCCAGAGTATTTCACCTACCTGCTGTCATATTGCCAGATATCATTTCAGGTGGCTTGTTCAAATCAACCAAACcctgtaagaaaaataaaatcaggaTTATTTGACTAGTGTATGGACAAGAAATTAAGGTGAGGTGGAATCAAATGGGGAAGGCTATTCATTTATGTATGGTACATGAATTGGTAGGAAAGAGGTTTTGCTTGAAGTTTGATGGCCTTTCAGATAAAGATAAATCATGAACTCCGATGTGGTCTAATGAAGGataaacacacacacacacacactgatATAAGTGATTAAGTTTAGTACTATTTTGAATCCTCAGGGTGCACTTTACATAAGCTAAGGTGGTGCAGAAACTGATTATTTTTTAGTATAGATTGCTAACAAAAAATAGCCAACCCGGGTGCAGGCACCCCTAGCCCCAAGTAGATCTGCCCCAGTG includes:
- the LOC100839728 gene encoding mitochondrial pyruvate carrier 1, translating into MATAFKAFVNSPVGPKTTHFWGPVANWGFVLAGLVDLNKPPEMISGNMTAAMCVYSGLFMRFAWMVQPRNYLLLACHASNETVQLYHLSRCAKAQGYIGKKEPEAQQ